ttaaaaaaacttcaaCAAACTTTTATTGGTTGATTCATTAATTTCCTGATGGTCTCTTTCACATCTTTGTTCCTGAGGCTGTAGATCAAAGGGTTCAGCATGGGGATCACCACTGAATAAAACACAGAGCCTACTTTGACAATGAGCCCTGAGTTTTTGGAATTGGGTAGACAATAGAGGAATAACACAGTCCCATGGAAAATAGTGATGGCCATCAggtgggaggcacaggtggagaAAGCTTTCTGCCACCCACCCACAGAAGGCATTCTTATGacaatgacaaaaatgaaaatataagaagTGAAGATGATCCCAAGACTACTCACTTCATCAAATATGGCAATGACAAAACAAAGCATTTGGCTGATATAGGGTTCAGAGCAGGCGGCTGAGACAATGGCAGAGTACTCACAGACAAAATTGTTTATGATGTTAGACCCACGGAAAGATAATTCTAAGAGGAAATATGTCAGTATCAGGGAAGAGAGTATACTCCATGTGTAGGGTCCAGCCACTAAGGATGCACAGAGCTTTGGGGACATGATGACTGTGTACAGCAGCGGGTTACAAACAGCCACAAatcggtcataggccatcactgcCAGCATGAATGTTTCTGTCACTGCAAATGTACAAGCCAAGAAGAACTGCATGAAGCACCCAGTGAAGGAGATGGTTCTGTCTTCCACAACCAAGTTCTCCAAGAGTTTAGGTGTAACTACAGTGGAAAAACAGAAATCCACAAAGGACAAGTGGCTGagaaaaaagtacatgggtgtgtggagtTTGGAATTGATCTTGATAATCATGATCATGCCCAAATTCCCCAACACAGTCACTGTGTAGATGGTCAGAAATACCAGGAAGAGGGGCCCCTGGAGCTCAGGGTACTCAGAGAAGCCCAAGAGGATGAATGTGGCTCTGGCACTCTGATTTCCTTCAGCTAACATCATGATTGTTCTCGGAGAAATTCTGatataatgataataaataataaaaatattagtgaTGCTCATACACTTACGTAAAACATTTTCCATGTGTCAAACCTTGTGCTCAAACATTAaagtatattaattaatttaggtCTCTGAAAAACATTGTGAACTATAAAACAAGCAGCCCAGCTATtcacataaggaaactgaggcatctATAATTTAAGGAACTTGTCTGTGGTTGCATAGTTGGTTAGGGTCATGCTGGATTTTGAACCCAAGAACATTATCCTAGGAGGCAGAACTTGAATTATGAAGTTTCCTCAAGAGAAGTAGTTTTCTACAGTGTTGTGGAAAATACATGTTTTTCACAGTCCCATCATTCTGAAGGTTCATGCTTTTTAAGAGTATTAATATAAGAATGAATGTAAATTTAGTGCTAAAAAGCATCACTGAAGGATCCTATAAATCTTAGGGGAGATAAAACTGATAGAGTTATTATGTCCAGAGAGGATCACTGGAGTTATCCTGGCCCTGGGATGGTAGTCTTTTTGAGTCTCCACAGGAATTTCTGAGTTTTGTAAACAAGTGGATGTTGAAAGAAATACAGCCTTGTATATCTTCaagttttcatttaattctctcctGATGCTTCAATAATTGCCTTACTATTCTGAAAATAATTAAGCAACCTTGTAAAGTGATGAAGTAGCATTTCCTGACGTATTTTTTTATTCCAAAGATTCATTCCCACATTCTTTAGTGCCTTCTTAGAGTCACCCAATGCTCTCACATACTAACTGAGAATATTTGATCATTAGCTTTTTTAACatgcaattttcttgagatatattcataaaccatacaattCATCATATCATTGACCCCTTgaatttgtgtggtacatttgttagtattgaaagaatattaaaatattactattgagAGTCCCCAGTTTGCAATTTCCCCATatacttctctattattaactgcttaatatgtgcagaatgtttaagttaaatttaaatgtttggattattatcttttaaatgtcttattttttttatgtgaTAACATTAGCAGCCATATTATAGTATCAAATGGCTGTACTATTGTATGATGATACAAACTCTGAACCAGAGGGTAACTGGAACTGTGTTTTGCCAATGCATTCCTTATTTCCCAGAGCATGATTGCCAAAGATTATAGATTGATACTGGAGCATTGCCTCACTAAGTATTGTAGAGGGATGCTGATTAAATCTGTATAGGTAATTATCTTGCTATGGCTCATTCAATCTTTGTTATATTTGTTTGTtatttagagaaaacaaaaagatcaGTTATTTGCAAGGAATTTATAACCACAAAAGCCTCTATGTGTCCAGTTATGATTACAAAATATGTTGAGTCATTAAAAATATGTTggtgaaaattttaagttaataaaatcTTAGTGTAAATCCCAAAAATGAAGACATCATCTAAGTTTTCCTGACCAGCTCAAGGTAGAAATGAAGTATTTTCTTTTCCATAGCTAAAtgtcatttctgactttattaaaGTGAATTTCCTGCATGAGGAAAAGTAATGGTTAGGATAGTAACAAAGAGCTAATGAAAGACCAACATAATGAAGGAAGCATGGATTTTGGAAACAGATTTCATTTTAATATCAAGTTTTCCCATTTGCTGGATTATCTTTACTGAATTATTCAAATTTTCTGAGTCTTGACTTCATTATacatgaaatgagaaaaataaggataCAATAATACATAGCAAATAGGTgtacaattatcaaaaaaaaaaacaaaaaaacaaagttaaaatggTTAATTCCATGTCTGGCAGGTATGGAGTACAGGGAACATATGTTCacccttttagtttttaatccTATGACTAATCAGTATGATTTTTTAACACTTATGTGAATATAAAACCTCTAAGACTCTGAGCAAGGACAAATCTGGCCATCCAAAGGGCATATAGGAGCAGTGTGAGACCAATGGGAGGCTCAGCCTTCTTTCCTGAATCTCCTTTTAACCCTCCTGGTTTTAATTAAACCACTTGGTTAATTTTCATTAACTCACATGGTTTTAATTAAACCACTGCCCTTCAGTATGTTTTTCAGGTTCTCCGCTTTCCTTTCTCATCACTGT
This genomic stretch from Choloepus didactylus isolate mChoDid1 chromosome 6, mChoDid1.pri, whole genome shotgun sequence harbors:
- the LOC119536824 gene encoding olfactory receptor 5D13-like — encoded protein: MMLAEGNQSARATFILLGFSEYPELQGPLFLVFLTIYTVTVLGNLGMIMIIKINSKLHTPMYFFLSHLSFVDFCFSTVVTPKLLENLVVEDRTISFTGCFMQFFLACTFAVTETFMLAVMAYDRFVAVCNPLLYTVIMSPKLCASLVAGPYTWSILSSLILTYFLLELSFRGSNIINNFVCEYSAIVSAACSEPYISQMLCFVIAIFDEVSSLGIIFTSYIFIFVIVIRMPSVGGWQKAFSTCASHLMAITIFHGTVLFLYCLPNSKNSGLIVKVGSVFYSVVIPMLNPLIYSLRNKDVKETIRKLMNQPIKVC